One stretch of Bradyrhizobium canariense DNA includes these proteins:
- a CDS encoding response regulator, protein MATATPNILVVEDDRETRSLIAKYLRGNGCNVAAATDGREMARAMADHRVDLLILDVMLPGEDGLSLCRKVRAESQVPIIMLTARGEDVDRILGLEMGADDYLAKPFNPRELLARINAVLRRQAVAQTASATNGATALTFLGWRIDFRLRELRNPAGARVAMTSAEFDLLRTFCERPGRVLSRDSLLDLTQGRNAGSFERSIDVLVSRIRRKIETDPQEATMIKTVRSGGYMFTPTVDPIPVPANAPS, encoded by the coding sequence ATGGCTACGGCAACGCCGAACATCCTTGTCGTTGAAGACGACCGCGAGACGCGGTCGCTGATCGCAAAATACCTGCGCGGCAATGGCTGCAACGTCGCGGCCGCGACCGACGGACGCGAGATGGCGCGTGCGATGGCCGACCATCGCGTCGACCTTCTCATCCTCGACGTGATGCTGCCGGGCGAAGACGGCCTCAGCCTGTGCCGCAAGGTGCGCGCGGAGTCGCAAGTGCCGATCATCATGCTCACGGCGCGCGGTGAGGACGTCGATCGCATTCTCGGTCTGGAAATGGGCGCGGACGACTACCTCGCCAAGCCGTTCAATCCGCGCGAGCTGCTGGCCCGGATCAACGCCGTGCTTCGCCGCCAGGCCGTCGCCCAGACGGCAAGCGCCACCAACGGCGCGACCGCCCTCACCTTTCTGGGATGGCGGATCGATTTCAGGCTGCGCGAGCTGCGCAATCCGGCGGGCGCGCGGGTGGCGATGACCAGCGCCGAGTTCGACCTGCTGCGAACCTTCTGCGAGCGTCCGGGCCGCGTGCTCTCGCGCGACAGCCTGCTCGACCTCACCCAGGGACGCAACGCCGGTTCGTTCGAACGCAGCATCGACGTGCTGGTCAGCCGCATCCGCCGCAAGATCGAAACCGATCCGCAGGAAGCCACCATGATCAAGACGGTGCGCTCCGGCGGCTATATGTTCACCCCCACGGTGGATCCGATTCCGGTACCCGCCAACGCCCCGTCATGA
- a CDS encoding ATP-binding protein yields MKPLGFLNLRGISGQIAALVVASIVTIHVIITIIFLVHRPDQIDPSIDRGHSQLAASVQLLGAAPVSERPRLFADIARAFPQLDIQSLASGPAEGADEPASIDLHILHRRLGRSYQIFSLAHDGDVDKIGIVLPDGTAVSARLLQDSRQRPFWGGPWLTTLLFAVISLTLLGLWAARALTAPLSSFAKAAEDFSLNGAAAALPERGPEEIRSVAKALNRMRQRITALIDDRTKMLAAISHDLRTPITRMRLRSEFIEDDGHRSRMLHDLDQMRSMLESVLSFLRNDRKLESMTLVDIATTLELVTDQFTDMGHKVTYDGPEHAMATVRPDDLHRTITNLVENAVKFGAQTTIRLMMSPETVTIEVEDDGPGISDARKEVMLEPFVRGDEARNMDEASGFGLGLSIARTIVLAHGGEFSLNDRQPQGLIVRIQLPVRQQSRQAAA; encoded by the coding sequence ATGAAGCCGCTTGGCTTCCTGAACCTCAGAGGGATCAGCGGCCAGATCGCGGCATTGGTGGTCGCCTCGATCGTCACGATTCACGTTATCATCACCATCATCTTTCTGGTCCACCGGCCGGACCAGATCGACCCGTCGATCGATCGCGGCCACAGCCAGCTCGCCGCATCGGTCCAGCTGCTCGGCGCCGCGCCCGTCAGCGAACGGCCGCGGCTGTTCGCCGACATTGCGCGGGCGTTTCCGCAACTCGATATCCAGAGCCTTGCATCGGGCCCTGCTGAGGGCGCCGACGAGCCCGCCAGCATCGATCTGCACATTCTCCATCGCCGCCTCGGCCGCAGCTACCAGATCTTTTCGCTCGCGCACGATGGAGACGTCGACAAGATCGGTATCGTGCTGCCGGACGGCACGGCGGTTTCAGCCAGGCTTCTGCAGGATTCGAGGCAACGTCCATTCTGGGGCGGACCGTGGCTGACGACATTGCTGTTCGCCGTCATCAGCCTCACCTTGCTCGGCCTGTGGGCCGCGCGCGCCTTGACGGCGCCGCTGTCTTCATTCGCAAAAGCCGCCGAAGACTTCAGCCTGAACGGCGCCGCCGCGGCATTGCCCGAACGCGGGCCGGAGGAAATCCGCTCGGTGGCAAAGGCGCTCAACCGGATGCGGCAGCGGATCACGGCTTTGATCGACGACCGCACCAAGATGCTGGCCGCCATCAGCCACGACCTGCGCACCCCGATCACCCGGATGCGTCTGCGCTCCGAATTCATCGAGGATGACGGCCATCGCAGCCGCATGCTGCACGATCTCGACCAGATGCGCTCGATGCTGGAGTCGGTGCTTTCCTTCCTGCGCAACGACCGCAAGCTCGAATCCATGACGCTGGTCGATATCGCGACCACGCTGGAGCTGGTCACCGATCAATTCACCGATATGGGACACAAGGTTACTTACGACGGGCCGGAGCACGCCATGGCCACGGTGCGGCCCGATGACCTGCATCGCACCATCACCAATCTGGTCGAGAACGCGGTCAAGTTCGGCGCACAGACCACGATCCGCCTCATGATGTCGCCGGAGACCGTGACGATCGAGGTCGAAGACGATGGTCCCGGCATTTCCGACGCGCGCAAGGAGGTCATGCTCGAGCCGTTCGTGCGCGGCGACGAGGCGCGGAACATGGATGAAGCCTCAGGCTTCGGTCTCGGCCTTTCGATCGCGCGCACCATCGTACTCGCCCATGGCGGCGAATTCTCGCTTAACGACCGGCAACCGCAGGGATTGATCGTTCGCATTCAATTGCCGGTCCGCCAGCAGAGCCGGCAAGCCGCCGCCTAG
- a CDS encoding transglycosylase SLT domain-containing protein, whose protein sequence is MQRLLSLSCLAILAALLIPGIAQAQQHREYDELVASHARANGVPEALVHRVIVRESRYQPGLVGRGGAIGLMQIKLATARSLGYTGDAAGLRDPNTNLTYAVKYLAGAYRAANGDHNRAVHYYAAGYYYAAKRQRLDHRKHPEPLLAGAPLQLVDPADANAEQVPALQEGANDANAR, encoded by the coding sequence ATGCAACGCCTGCTATCGCTCTCCTGCCTCGCCATCCTGGCGGCATTGCTCATTCCCGGCATCGCGCAGGCGCAGCAGCACCGGGAATATGACGAGCTGGTCGCCAGCCATGCCCGCGCCAACGGGGTGCCTGAAGCGCTGGTGCATCGCGTGATCGTGCGCGAAAGCCGCTATCAGCCCGGGCTGGTCGGGCGCGGCGGGGCCATCGGGCTGATGCAGATCAAGCTCGCGACCGCGCGCAGCCTTGGCTACACCGGCGACGCCGCCGGACTGCGCGATCCCAACACCAATCTCACTTACGCGGTGAAGTACCTCGCCGGTGCCTACCGCGCTGCAAACGGTGACCATAATCGGGCCGTCCATTACTATGCGGCTGGATACTACTATGCCGCCAAGCGCCAGCGGCTGGACCACAGGAAACATCCCGAACCGCTGCTTGCAGGTGCACCGCTGCAACTGGTTGACCCCGCCGATGCCAACGCCGAGCAGGTTCCTGCATTGCAAGAGGGTGCCAACGACGCGAACGCGCGTTGA
- a CDS encoding FAD-dependent oxidoreductase: MYQSSKIQRGQSPVAQRGQSSVSIIGAGVAGAWQALLFAQAGHAVTLHERSDAAMTQSTSHWAGGMLAPYCEAEVSEPVIFRLGLRSLDLWRENFPQTPFNGSLVVAHPRDRADFERFAKLTSGHRRLDAAAMSELEPALEGRFRDGLFYPDEGHVEPRRLLPQLHARIAAAGGTIRFDSEASPEECDGIVIDCRGLSARDTQPGLRGVKGEIIIVETGEIEFSRPIRLIHPRWPLYIIPREDHQFMIGATSIEAEDRGVSVRSALELLSAAYAVHPAFAEARIVEFGSGLRPAFADNLPRIAIDGRTIEVNGLYRHGFLLAPALAELTLGYVERGVIDNEVMQCA; encoded by the coding sequence ATGTACCAGAGTTCGAAGATACAGCGCGGGCAATCGCCCGTCGCCCAGCGGGGGCAATCCTCCGTATCCATCATCGGCGCAGGCGTTGCGGGCGCCTGGCAGGCTCTGCTGTTCGCGCAAGCCGGCCACGCCGTTACGCTGCACGAGCGCAGCGACGCGGCGATGACGCAATCCACCAGCCACTGGGCCGGCGGCATGCTCGCACCATATTGCGAGGCCGAGGTCTCGGAGCCGGTGATCTTCCGGCTCGGCCTGCGCTCGCTCGATCTCTGGCGCGAGAATTTTCCGCAGACCCCGTTCAACGGCTCGCTGGTGGTGGCGCATCCGCGCGACCGCGCCGATTTCGAACGATTTGCGAAGCTGACCTCCGGCCATCGCCGGCTCGACGCCGCGGCCATGAGCGAGCTTGAGCCCGCGCTCGAAGGCCGCTTCCGCGACGGGCTGTTTTATCCTGATGAAGGCCATGTTGAGCCGCGGCGCCTGCTGCCGCAATTGCATGCCCGCATCGCAGCGGCCGGCGGCACCATCCGGTTTGACAGCGAAGCCAGCCCCGAGGAATGCGACGGCATCGTAATCGATTGCCGCGGGCTCTCCGCGCGCGATACCCAGCCCGGGCTGCGCGGCGTCAAGGGCGAGATCATCATCGTCGAAACCGGCGAGATCGAATTTTCACGCCCCATTCGGCTGATCCATCCGCGCTGGCCGCTCTACATCATTCCCCGCGAAGACCATCAATTCATGATCGGCGCCACCTCGATCGAGGCCGAGGATCGCGGCGTCAGCGTGCGCTCGGCGCTGGAACTGCTGAGCGCGGCTTACGCGGTGCATCCGGCCTTCGCCGAAGCGCGCATCGTGGAATTCGGCTCCGGCCTGCGCCCGGCCTTTGCCGACAATCTGCCGCGGATCGCGATCGACGGCCGCACGATCGAGGTCAACGGACTTTACCGCCACGGTTTCCTGCTGGCGCCGGCACTGGCGGAACTGACGCTCGGCTATGTCGAGCGCGGCGTGATCGACAACGAGGTGATGCAATGCGCGTGA
- the thiS gene encoding sulfur carrier protein ThiS, with the protein MRVIVNGEQREINAQRVDALLSELEYEGTHFAIALNYDVLPRSRWAETALKSGDEIEIITPRQGG; encoded by the coding sequence ATGCGCGTGATCGTCAACGGCGAACAGCGCGAGATCAACGCGCAGCGCGTAGACGCGCTGTTGAGCGAGCTCGAATATGAGGGCACGCATTTTGCGATCGCGCTGAATTACGACGTGCTGCCGCGCAGCCGCTGGGCCGAGACGGCGTTGAAAAGCGGCGACGAGATCGAGATCATCACGCCGCGGCAGGGAGGGTGA
- a CDS encoding thiazole synthase, which yields MLNFYGREFSSRLLIGSALYPSPAIMQAAIRASGAGIVTVSLRRESAGGKTGDAFWSLIRELDVTVLPNTAGCRSVREAVTTAKLARELFGTSWIKLEVIADNDTLQPDVIGLVEAASHLIKDGFEVFPYCTEDLGVAMRLVDAGCKVVMPWAAPIGSAKGIINRDALKLLRDRLPDITLVVDAGLGAPSHAAHALELGYDAVLLNTAIAKAADPIAMANAFRLGVEAGRTAYEAGLMEARDFASPSTPVIGTPFWHAVS from the coding sequence ATGCTGAACTTCTACGGCCGCGAATTTTCCTCCCGCCTGCTGATCGGCAGCGCGCTGTATCCGTCGCCCGCGATCATGCAGGCGGCGATCCGCGCCTCCGGCGCCGGCATCGTCACGGTGTCGCTGCGGCGCGAATCCGCCGGCGGCAAGACCGGCGACGCCTTCTGGTCGCTGATCCGCGAGCTCGATGTCACGGTGCTGCCGAACACCGCGGGCTGCCGCAGCGTGCGCGAGGCGGTGACCACGGCCAAGCTCGCGCGCGAATTGTTCGGCACCAGCTGGATCAAGCTCGAGGTGATCGCCGACAACGACACGCTGCAGCCCGACGTGATCGGGCTGGTCGAAGCCGCATCACACCTGATCAAGGACGGTTTTGAGGTGTTCCCCTATTGCACCGAGGATCTCGGCGTCGCGATGCGGCTGGTCGATGCCGGCTGCAAGGTGGTGATGCCGTGGGCAGCGCCGATCGGCAGCGCCAAGGGCATCATCAACCGCGATGCGCTGAAGCTGTTGCGCGACCGGCTGCCGGATATCACGCTGGTGGTCGATGCTGGTCTCGGCGCGCCGTCGCATGCCGCGCATGCGCTCGAACTCGGCTACGACGCGGTACTGCTCAACACCGCGATTGCGAAAGCCGCCGATCCCATCGCGATGGCCAACGCATTCCGCTTGGGCGTCGAGGCCGGACGCACCGCTTACGAGGCTGGGCTGATGGAAGCCCGCGACTTCGCCTCCCCTTCCACTCCAGTCATTGGGACACCGTTCTGGCATGCCGTATCCTGA
- a CDS encoding thiamine phosphate synthase, whose translation MPYPDRDAYPDRHAYPDRFYPVVDSVAWVARLAALGVGTVQLRAKNLDDAGALQIVTDALAATAGTNTKLVVNDYWRAAIVAGAKHLHLGQEDLADLVDADLKAIRDAGLTLGISTHDDEELATALRANPDYIALGPIFPTTLKSMRFAPQGIPKITEWKKRVGDIPLVAIGGIKLEQAAAIFAAGADSIAVVSDVTQNADPDARVRAWLGQNAEAA comes from the coding sequence ATGCCGTATCCTGATCGCGACGCGTATCCCGATCGCCACGCGTATCCCGATCGCTTTTATCCTGTCGTCGACAGCGTCGCCTGGGTCGCGCGGCTGGCCGCGCTCGGCGTCGGCACGGTGCAGTTGCGCGCCAAGAATCTCGACGACGCCGGGGCGCTGCAGATCGTAACCGACGCGCTCGCAGCAACCGCCGGCACCAACACCAAACTCGTGGTCAATGATTACTGGCGTGCGGCGATCGTCGCCGGCGCCAAACATCTGCATCTCGGCCAGGAAGATTTAGCTGATCTTGTCGATGCGGACCTGAAAGCGATCCGCGACGCCGGATTGACGCTCGGCATCTCCACCCATGACGACGAGGAACTCGCGACCGCGTTGCGTGCCAATCCGGATTACATCGCACTGGGGCCGATCTTTCCGACCACACTGAAATCGATGCGCTTCGCGCCGCAGGGCATCCCGAAGATCACCGAATGGAAAAAGCGCGTCGGCGACATTCCGCTGGTTGCGATCGGCGGCATCAAGCTGGAGCAGGCCGCGGCAATTTTCGCCGCCGGCGCCGATTCCATCGCCGTCGTCAGCGACGTCACCCAGAATGCCGACCCCGACGCGCGCGTTCGCGCCTGGCTCGGCCAAAACGCGGAGGCCGCGTGA